Proteins co-encoded in one Ornithorhynchus anatinus isolate Pmale09 chromosome 14, mOrnAna1.pri.v4, whole genome shotgun sequence genomic window:
- the CHADL gene encoding LOW QUALITY PROTEIN: chondroadherin-like protein (The sequence of the model RefSeq protein was modified relative to this genomic sequence to represent the inferred CDS: inserted 4 bases in 2 codons): MRLSLRPVLALALAMAWGAASDPCPRICLCDNARRHVACRQQNLTRVPDSVPQVTQRLNLQGNTLKVIGRETFLPLPYLTHLDLRHCQVEHLEEGAFRGLGRLLYLNLASNHLPVLLQEALDGLGSLRQLVLEGNRLEEIRPGAFGQLGSLGALSLAHNALVYLPDMAFQGLVRARRLRLSHNAINVLAPEALGGLPGLRRLSLDHNELQALPGEALSRPGGLARLDLSHNPLTYVGEEDALALPALRDLALAQLALQEVGASAFARCPRLRSLDLGGNQLAALPPLEGLGRLRRLNLTGNPLRCTCAARPLREWARRARLRVDGTCAGPRRLRGEALHALRATDLRCPEGEDEDEDEXRGPRSPAGPPRGXGRRRRPAVPRACSCSAASQHSSCAGRGLEAVPRGFPDRTRLLDLRRNRLGSVAVGAFHGLGLLVSLHLQDCRLERLEPGALAGLTQLVYLYLSDNRLSGLSAAALRGAPRLGYLYLDRNRFTRVPAAALAALPGLFALHLQHNFLGRLEAGDLARAAQLRQLYLSGNRVSRVAEGALSPARELERLRLDGNRLRKVPTEALRGLPALGELDLAGNPLRVLPDGAFGPLAGSLRHLYLNATGLDRISPRAFSGLELSLQTLYLDRNRLRALPALDGFTRLELVSLSDNPFHCDCRLLPLHRWLAGLNLQVGATCQSPARARGQRVKTAAAIFEPCSGQGSRKTKPSQPPWRGARTLLPRTKPTEVGNGKP, translated from the exons ATGCGGCTCTCTCTGAGGCCAGTGCTGGCGCTGGCGCTGGCCATGGCCTGGGGCGCCGCCTCGGACCCCTGCCCCCGGATCTGCCTCTGTGACAACGCGCGACGCCACGTCGCGTGCCGGCAGCAAAACCTGACCCGGGTGCCCGACTCCGTCCCCCAG GTGACCCAAAGGCTGAACCTCCAAGGCAACACCCTGAAGGTGATCGGGCGAGAGaccttcctgcccctgccctacCTCACTCACCTGGACCTGCGGCACTGCCAGGTGGAGCACCTGGAGGAGGGGGCCTTCCGGGGGCTGGGCCGGCTGCTGTACCTCAACCTGGCCTCCAACCACCTCCCCGTCCTGCTCCAGGAGGCCCTGGACGGGCTGGGCTCCCTGCGCCAGCTGGTGCTGGAGGGGAACCGGCTGGAGGAGATCCGGCCGGGAGCCTTCGGCCAGCTGGGCTCCCTGGGGGCCCTCAGCCTGGCGCACAACGCGCTGGTCTACCTGCCGGACATGGCCTTCCAGGGCCTGGTCCGGGCCCGCCGGCTCCGGCTGTCGCACAACGCCATCAACGTCCTGGCGCCCGAGGCCCTGGGCGGTCTCCCGGGGCTGCGGCGCCTCAGCCTGGACCACAACGAGCTGCAGGCGCTGCCCGGGGAGGCCCTGTCCCGGCCCGGGGGTCTGGCGCGCTTGGACCTGAGCCACAACCCCCTGACCTACGTGGGTGAAGAGGACGCTCTGGCGTTGCCCGCCCTGCGGGACCTGGCCCTGGCCCAACTGGCCCTGCAGGAGGTGGGGGCGTCCGCCTTCGCCCGCTGCCCGCGGCTCCGCTCCCTGGACCTCGGGGGCAACCAGCTGGCCGCCCTGCCGCCGCTGGAGGGGCTGGGCCGGCTGCGCCGCCTCAACCTGACGGGGAACCCGCTGCGGTGCACCTGCGCGGCCCGGCCCCTGCGGGAGTGGGCGCGGCGGGCGCGGCTGAGGGTGGACGGCACGTGCGCGGGCCCGCGCCGCCTGAGGGGGGAGGCGCTGCACGCGCTGCGAGCGACCGACCTGCGCTGCCCAGagggggaggacgaggacgaggacga gcgcGGACCCCGCTCCCCAGCCGGTCCCCCTCGCGG AGGACGCCGACGCCGCCCGGCCGTCCCCCGAGCCTGCTCCTGCTCGGCCGCGTCCCAGCACAGCAGCTGCGCGGGTCGGGGCCTGGAGGCCGTCCCCAGGGGCTTCCCCGACCGAACCCGGCTCCTCGACCTGCGACGCAACCGGCTGGGCTCGGTGGCGGTGGGCGCCTTCCACGGCCTGGGGCTCCTGGTCTCCCTGCACCTGCAGGACTGCCGCCTGGagaggctagagcccggggccctGGCCGGCCTGACCCAGCTGGTCTACCTCTACCTGTCGGACAACCGGCTGAGCGGCCTCAGCGCCGCCGCCCTGCGGGGGGCTCCCCGCCTCGGCTACCTCTATCTGGACCGCAACCGCTTCACCCGGGTGCCCGCCGCGGCGCTGGCCGCGCTGCCGGGCCTCTTCGCCCTGCACCTGCAGCACAACTTCCTGGGCCGGCTGGAGGCTGGGGACCTGGCCCGGGCGGCCCAGTTGCGCCAGCTCTACCTGAGCGGGAACCGGGTGTCCCGGGTGGCGGAGGGCGCCCTGAGCCCGGCCCGGGAGCTGGAGAGGCTGCGCCTGGACGGGAACCGGCTGCGCAAGGTGCCCACGGAGGCGCTGCGGGGGTTGCCGGCCCTTGGCGAGCTGGACCTGGCCGGGAACCCTCTCCGGGTCCTGCCGGACGGGGCCTTCGGGCCGCTGGCGGGCTCCCTGCGGCACCTCTACCTCAACGCCACCGGCCTGGACCGG ATTTCTCCCAGGGCCTTTAGCGGACTGGAACTCAGCCTCCAGACCCTGTATCTGGACCGGAATCGGTTGAGGGCCCTGCCTGCCTTGGACGGCTTCACCCGGCTGGAACTCGTCAGTCTGAGCGACAACCCTTTCCACTGTGACTGCCGGCTCCTCCCGCTGCACAG GTGGCTTGCCGGCCTGAACTTGCAAGTAGGGGCGACATGCCAGAGCCCGGCCAGAGCCCGAGGCCAAAGGGTGAAGACCGCGGCGGCCATCTTCGAACCCTGCTCCGGCCAGGGCAGCAGGAAGACTAAGCCTTCCCAGCCACCCTGGCGTGGGGCAAGGACCCTCCTCCCGAGAACAAAACCTACCGAG